Proteins from a single region of Xenopus laevis strain J_2021 chromosome 9_10S, Xenopus_laevis_v10.1, whole genome shotgun sequence:
- the r3hdm1.S gene encoding R3H domain-containing protein 1 isoform X7 encodes MRMSGTVAVKDGSEAMQGSETDMRHSTSLENLIKSEGHEKLLSDKDNSCSTNQQDATRTVQPLSQTGKRSKSNSKLKLVRSLAVCEESPPPFTDDTPQDIQETTDVQLTPSPANEEKPSKDEFDKEKGSEKSARKMLSRDSSQEYTDSTGIDLHEFLVNTLKSNPRDRMMLLKLEQDILDFIATNESQRKKFPPMTSYHRMLLHRVAAYFGLDHNVDQSGKSVIVNKTSNTRIPDQKFEEHIKDEKNVDFQKRYILKRDNSSFDKDDNQMRMRLKEDRRSKSIEEREEEYQRARERIFAQESQENYLSDKRLQEEESNSTQQRRQIFRINKEASGRSGNSLFSSTENDSKYNEPRPWSSTDSDSSIRNMKPAVTKASSFSGISVLTRGDSSGSSKSTGRLSKTGSESSSSVGSSTGSLSHTQQPPLPVNALSQPAHGTTAVYPPVGTNNSLSFDGAINGQVTPPSASFFLLPLEATGIPPGSILINPQTGQPFINPDGTPVVYNPPVTQQPVRTQVPAPAPPPPPAPPQQPTNHILSQPIRSLPSSAQPVQYSAVSYPPPLLPVSPTQQYTVPDNLGSQFSHMSLARQPSADNSDAHSTMFQSTVVLQPSAQPGYIMAPPPAPPLGQSVPPPTYSTSNQPVSQPIMQQQGFMQPSIQQIPTCYCAPNQYPHSNQQYRPVTSVQYSSQASQTLQQAAHSTGFPTVMSNQQPNFQGIIQQPPNQALVGGQPSNLTNPIQGVMVQYSSVPSYQVPVRQSSQSVSQQPYPQRVLIPSQSNPGQLPAAGMPVYYSVISPGQQNNLSSSVGFIQPTGSETMQFNRTTSPCNTQPMPGPQCGGVPPPPPGGGMVMMQLNVPNNPPPQTHSPPQWKPNKYYCDHQRAQKTVEYSSLDHTTQHSTHLGSPVTSPNQSPLPVHLTNMKNIHPSLTPLPLVTQFSRPFAAGHGDTRYPMLGQQLHYNTPHFIQGHITNQQGQPGHRHGNRGKKAPKKAASTDLCPGDPGTDTVSWIPAHIYSNG; translated from the exons CGAACCGTACAGCCCTTGTCCCAAACAGGAAAAAGGTCTAAG TCAAACTCAAAGTTAAAGCTAGTGCGGAGCCTGGCTGTGTGTGAAGAATCTCCTCCTCCTTTCACAGATGATACACCCCAGGATATACAG GAAACTACTGATGTCCAGCTCACACCGTCTCCTGCAAATGAAGAGAAACCTTCAAAGGATGAGTTTGACAAGGAAAAGGGTAGCGAAAAGTCGGCGCGCAAAATGCTGTCGAGAG ATTCCAGTCAAGAATACACGGACTCCACGGGTATAGACTTGCACGAGTTCTTAGTAAATACATTAAAGAGCAACCCAAG GGATAGGATGATGCTGCTGAAGTTGGAACAGGATATATTAGATTTTATTGCTACCAATGA AAGCCAACGTAAAAAATTTCCACCGATGACCTCATACCACAGAATGTTGTTGCACCGTGTCGCTGCATACTTTGGATTAGACCACAATGTGGACCAGAGCGGGAAATCTGTGATTGTGAATAAAACGAGCAATACACGAAT CCCAGATCAGAAATTTGAGGAACATATCAAGGACGAAAAGAACGTAGATTTTCAGAAGCGGTACATTCTCAAGCGTGATAATTCGAGCTTCGATAAAGACGATAATCAG ATGAGAATGAGGTTAAAAGAGGACAGAAGGAGCAAATCGATTGAAGAAAGAGAAGAGGAGTATCAGAGGGCTCGGGAGAGAATATTTGCACAAGAG TCTCAGGAGAATTATCTAAGTGATAAGAG ACTTCAAGAAGAGGAGAGTAACAGCACGCAGCAGAGACGGCAGATATTTAG GATCAATAAAGAAGCTTCAGGGCGCTCGGGGAATAGCCTCTTCAGCAGCACGGAGAATGACAGCAAGTACAACGAACCTCGCCCTTGGAGCAGCACGGACTCTGATAGCTCCATCCGAAATATGAAACCTGCTGTCACCAAAGCTAGTAGCTTCAGCGGCATTTCTGTTCTAACTAGAGGCGACAGCTCTGGGAGCAGCAAAAGCACAGGCAGGCTTTCCAAAACAG GTTCAGAGTCTTCTAGTAGTGTAGGGTCATCCACTGGCTCTCTGTCCCATACCCAGCAGCCGCCTCTTCCAGTAAACGCTCTAAGCCAGCCAGCTCATGGCACAACTGCCGTCTATCCACCTGTCGGCACTAATAATTCTCTTTCCTTTGATGGCGCTATAAATGGCCAAGTGACTCCTCCTAGTGCTAGCTTCTTTTTGCTTCCCCTGGAAGCCACAGGCATTCCCCCGGGCAGCATTCTGATCAACCCACAAACAG GTCAGCCATTTATAAACCCAGATGGGACTCCAGTTGTATATAACCCTCCTGTCACTCAGCAACCAGTTAGGACCCAAGTGCCTGCACCTGCCCCACCTCCTCCCCCAGCCCCACCTCAACAACCCACCAATCACATATTGTCCCAG CCTATCCGATCTTTGCCGTCTTCTGCACAACCTGTTCAGTACTCTGCAGTCTCTTATCCGCCCCCGCTCCTGCCAGTCTCACCCACCCAGCAGTACACTGTG CCAGATAACCTGGGATCCCAATTTAGCCATATGAGCCTTGCCAGGCAGCCATCTGCAGACAATTCAGATGCTCATTCAACAATGTTCCAGTCAACAGTGGTGCTTCAACCGTCTGCCCAACCTGGATATATTATGGCCCCACCCCCAGCACCTCCCCTTGGGCAGTCTGTGCCTCCTCCTACTTATTCGACCTCAAACCAGCCTGTTAGCCAGCCAATCATGCAACAACAGGGATTCATGCAGCCATCTATACAGCAG ATACCAACGTGTTACTGTGCCCCAAACCAATATCCCCACTCCAATCAACAATATCGGCCAGTGACATCTGTCCAGTACAGTTCCCAAGCCAGCCAGACACTGCAGCAAGCCGCCCACTCCACAG GCTTTCCCACTGTAATGTCTAACCAGCAGCCGAATTTCCAGGGCATCATCCAACAGCCTCCGAATCAAGCTCTGGTCGGTGGGCAGCCCAGCAACCTTACGAACCCTATTCAGGGGGTGATGGTGCAGTACTCCTCAGTGCCCTCCTATCAG GTGCCAGTTCGACAAAGCTCTCAGTCTGTGTCACAGCAGCCATACCCGCAACGGGTGCTGATTCCTAGTCAGTCCAACCCAGGGCAATTACCTGCAGCAGGAATGCCAGTGTATTATAGCGTAATATCACCCGGGCAGCAAAACAACCTAAG CTCCTCAGTGGGATTTATCCAACCTACAGGATCTGAAACAATGCAGTTTAACAGAACAACATCACCGTGCAATACGCAGCCTATGCCAGGCCCTCAGTGTGGAG GTGTGCCACCACCTCCCCCTGGAGGTGGAATGGTGATGATGCAGCTGAATGTACCCAACAATCCTCCACCTCAGACACATTCACCACCTCAATGGAAACCAAATAAATATTACTGTGACCACCAGAGAGCTCAGAAGACTGTAGAGTACAGCAGCCTGGACCATACTACACAG CATAGCACCCATCTGGGCAGTCCTGTTACCTCCCCAAATCAGTCACCTCTGCCTGTTCATCTAACCAACATGAAGAACATTCACCCCAGCCTCACGCCTCTTCCTCTTGTTACACAGTTTTCAAGACCTTTTGCTGCAGGGCATG GTGATACCAGATATCCAATGCTTGGGCAGCAGTTACATTACAATACTCCCCATTTTATACAGGGACACATAACAAACCAACAG GGACAGCCTGGCCACCGACATGGTAACAGAGGAAAAAAGGCTCCCAAAAAAGCAGCTTCTACAGACCTTTGCCCGGGGGACCCAGGTACAGACactgtttcctggattcctgcACACATATACAGCAATGGATAA
- the r3hdm1.S gene encoding R3H domain-containing protein 1 isoform X2, translated as MRMSGTVAVKDGSEAMQGSETDMRHSTSLENLIKSEGHEKLLSDKDNSCSTNQQDATRTVQPLSQTGKRSKSNSKLKLVRSLAVCEESPPPFTDDTPQDIQETTDVQLTPSPANEEKPSKDEFDKEKGSEKSARKMLSRDSSQEYTDSTGIDLHEFLVNTLKSNPRDRMMLLKLEQDILDFIATNESQRKKFPPMTSYHRMLLHRVAAYFGLDHNVDQSGKSVIVNKTSNTRIPDQKFEEHIKDEKNVDFQKRYILKRDNSSFDKDDNQMRMRLKEDRRSKSIEEREEEYQRARERIFAQESQENYLSDKRLQEEESNSTQQRRQIFRINKEASGRSGNSLFSSTENDSKYNEPRPWSSTDSDSSIRNMKPAVTKASSFSGISVLTRGDSSGSSKSTGRLSKTGSESSSSVGSSTGSLSHTQQPPLPVNALSQPAHGTTAVYPPVGTNNSLSFDGAINGQVTPPSASFFLLPLEATGIPPGSILINPQTGQPFINPDGTPVVYNPPVTQQPVRTQVPAPAPPPPPAPPQQPTNHILSQPIRSLPSSAQPVQYSAVSYPPPLLPVSPTQQYTVPDNLGSQFSHMSLARQPSADNSDAHSTMFQSTVVLQPSAQPGYIMAPPPAPPLGQSVPPPTYSTSNQPVSQPIMQQQGFMQPSIQQIPTCYCAPNQYPHSNQQYRPVTSVQYSSQASQTLQQAAHSTGFPTVMSNQQPNFQGIIQQPPNQALVGGQPSNLTNPIQGVMVQYSSVPSYQVPVRQSSQSVSQQPYPQRVLIPSQSNPGQLPAAGMPVYYSVISPGQQNNLSSSVGFIQPTGSETMQFNRTTSPCNTQPMPGPQCGGVPPPPPGGGMVMMQLNVPNNPPPQTHSPPQWKPNKYYCDHQRAQKTVEYSSLDHTTQHSTHLGSPVTSPNQSPLPVHLTNMKNIHPSLTPLPLVTQFSRPFAAGHGDTRYPMLGQQLHYNTPHFIQGHITNQQGQPGHRHGNRGKKAPKKAASTDLCPGDPVSGMGKVLEITELPEGISRKDAEMLFGDLSKAGANIRWLREPRFQQTPHPHHPHYYGSAENHTSFEHSDASPDLASTYTIVAFFPTVSAAQSALKKQNNLMNKFRLKTSRKHYDFHILERACSQ; from the exons CGAACCGTACAGCCCTTGTCCCAAACAGGAAAAAGGTCTAAG TCAAACTCAAAGTTAAAGCTAGTGCGGAGCCTGGCTGTGTGTGAAGAATCTCCTCCTCCTTTCACAGATGATACACCCCAGGATATACAG GAAACTACTGATGTCCAGCTCACACCGTCTCCTGCAAATGAAGAGAAACCTTCAAAGGATGAGTTTGACAAGGAAAAGGGTAGCGAAAAGTCGGCGCGCAAAATGCTGTCGAGAG ATTCCAGTCAAGAATACACGGACTCCACGGGTATAGACTTGCACGAGTTCTTAGTAAATACATTAAAGAGCAACCCAAG GGATAGGATGATGCTGCTGAAGTTGGAACAGGATATATTAGATTTTATTGCTACCAATGA AAGCCAACGTAAAAAATTTCCACCGATGACCTCATACCACAGAATGTTGTTGCACCGTGTCGCTGCATACTTTGGATTAGACCACAATGTGGACCAGAGCGGGAAATCTGTGATTGTGAATAAAACGAGCAATACACGAAT CCCAGATCAGAAATTTGAGGAACATATCAAGGACGAAAAGAACGTAGATTTTCAGAAGCGGTACATTCTCAAGCGTGATAATTCGAGCTTCGATAAAGACGATAATCAG ATGAGAATGAGGTTAAAAGAGGACAGAAGGAGCAAATCGATTGAAGAAAGAGAAGAGGAGTATCAGAGGGCTCGGGAGAGAATATTTGCACAAGAG TCTCAGGAGAATTATCTAAGTGATAAGAG ACTTCAAGAAGAGGAGAGTAACAGCACGCAGCAGAGACGGCAGATATTTAG GATCAATAAAGAAGCTTCAGGGCGCTCGGGGAATAGCCTCTTCAGCAGCACGGAGAATGACAGCAAGTACAACGAACCTCGCCCTTGGAGCAGCACGGACTCTGATAGCTCCATCCGAAATATGAAACCTGCTGTCACCAAAGCTAGTAGCTTCAGCGGCATTTCTGTTCTAACTAGAGGCGACAGCTCTGGGAGCAGCAAAAGCACAGGCAGGCTTTCCAAAACAG GTTCAGAGTCTTCTAGTAGTGTAGGGTCATCCACTGGCTCTCTGTCCCATACCCAGCAGCCGCCTCTTCCAGTAAACGCTCTAAGCCAGCCAGCTCATGGCACAACTGCCGTCTATCCACCTGTCGGCACTAATAATTCTCTTTCCTTTGATGGCGCTATAAATGGCCAAGTGACTCCTCCTAGTGCTAGCTTCTTTTTGCTTCCCCTGGAAGCCACAGGCATTCCCCCGGGCAGCATTCTGATCAACCCACAAACAG GTCAGCCATTTATAAACCCAGATGGGACTCCAGTTGTATATAACCCTCCTGTCACTCAGCAACCAGTTAGGACCCAAGTGCCTGCACCTGCCCCACCTCCTCCCCCAGCCCCACCTCAACAACCCACCAATCACATATTGTCCCAG CCTATCCGATCTTTGCCGTCTTCTGCACAACCTGTTCAGTACTCTGCAGTCTCTTATCCGCCCCCGCTCCTGCCAGTCTCACCCACCCAGCAGTACACTGTG CCAGATAACCTGGGATCCCAATTTAGCCATATGAGCCTTGCCAGGCAGCCATCTGCAGACAATTCAGATGCTCATTCAACAATGTTCCAGTCAACAGTGGTGCTTCAACCGTCTGCCCAACCTGGATATATTATGGCCCCACCCCCAGCACCTCCCCTTGGGCAGTCTGTGCCTCCTCCTACTTATTCGACCTCAAACCAGCCTGTTAGCCAGCCAATCATGCAACAACAGGGATTCATGCAGCCATCTATACAGCAG ATACCAACGTGTTACTGTGCCCCAAACCAATATCCCCACTCCAATCAACAATATCGGCCAGTGACATCTGTCCAGTACAGTTCCCAAGCCAGCCAGACACTGCAGCAAGCCGCCCACTCCACAG GCTTTCCCACTGTAATGTCTAACCAGCAGCCGAATTTCCAGGGCATCATCCAACAGCCTCCGAATCAAGCTCTGGTCGGTGGGCAGCCCAGCAACCTTACGAACCCTATTCAGGGGGTGATGGTGCAGTACTCCTCAGTGCCCTCCTATCAG GTGCCAGTTCGACAAAGCTCTCAGTCTGTGTCACAGCAGCCATACCCGCAACGGGTGCTGATTCCTAGTCAGTCCAACCCAGGGCAATTACCTGCAGCAGGAATGCCAGTGTATTATAGCGTAATATCACCCGGGCAGCAAAACAACCTAAG CTCCTCAGTGGGATTTATCCAACCTACAGGATCTGAAACAATGCAGTTTAACAGAACAACATCACCGTGCAATACGCAGCCTATGCCAGGCCCTCAGTGTGGAG GTGTGCCACCACCTCCCCCTGGAGGTGGAATGGTGATGATGCAGCTGAATGTACCCAACAATCCTCCACCTCAGACACATTCACCACCTCAATGGAAACCAAATAAATATTACTGTGACCACCAGAGAGCTCAGAAGACTGTAGAGTACAGCAGCCTGGACCATACTACACAG CATAGCACCCATCTGGGCAGTCCTGTTACCTCCCCAAATCAGTCACCTCTGCCTGTTCATCTAACCAACATGAAGAACATTCACCCCAGCCTCACGCCTCTTCCTCTTGTTACACAGTTTTCAAGACCTTTTGCTGCAGGGCATG GTGATACCAGATATCCAATGCTTGGGCAGCAGTTACATTACAATACTCCCCATTTTATACAGGGACACATAACAAACCAACAG GGACAGCCTGGCCACCGACATGGTAACAGAGGAAAAAAGGCTCCCAAAAAAGCAGCTTCTACAGACCTTTGCCCGGGGGACCCAG TTTCTGGAATGGGGAAGGTCCTTGAGATCACGGAACTGCCAGAGGGGATAAGTCGCAAAGATGCTGAAATGCTTTTTGGAGACCTCTCAAAGGCAGGAGCTAATATCCGGTGGCTGCGGGAGCCTCGCTTCCAACAAACTCCACATCCACATCACCCGCACTATTATGGCAGCGCAGAGAATCATACAAGTTTTGAACACTCCGATGCCTCTCCGGACCTGGCCTCCACCTACACCATTGTAGCTTTTTTCCCTACCGTATCCGCTGCTCAGAGTGCATTGAAAAAACAGAATAACTTAATGAACAAGTTTAGACTAAAAACAAGCAGAAAGCACTACGATTTCCACATTCTAGAAAGGGCCTGCTCTCAATAA
- the r3hdm1.S gene encoding R3H domain-containing protein 1 isoform X4, whose amino-acid sequence MRMSGTVAVKDGSEAMQGSETDMRHSTSLENLIKSEGHEKLLSDKDNSCSTNQQDATRTVQPLSQTGKRSKSNSKLKLVRSLAVCEESPPPFTDDTPQDIQETTDVQLTPSPANEEKPSKDEFDKEKGSEKSARKMLSRDSSQEYTDSTGIDLHEFLVNTLKSNPRDRMMLLKLEQDILDFIATNESQRKKFPPMTSYHRMLLHRVAAYFGLDHNVDQSGKSVIVNKTSNTRIPDQKFEEHIKDEKNVDFQKRYILKRDNSSFDKDDNQMRMRLKEDRRSKSIEEREEEYQRARERIFAQESQENYLSDKRLQEEESNSTQQRRQIFRINKEASGRSGNSLFSSTENDSKYNEPRPWSSTDSDSSIRNMKPAVTKASSFSGISVLTRGDSSGSSKSTGRLSKTGSESSSSVGSSTGSLSHTQQPPLPVNALSQPAHGTTAVYPPVGTNNSLSFDGAINGQVTPPSASFFLLPLEATGIPPGSILINPQTGQPFINPDGTPVVYNPPVTQQPVRTQVPAPAPPPPPAPPQQPTNHILSQPDNLGSQFSHMSLARQPSADNSDAHSTMFQSTVVLQPSAQPGYIMAPPPAPPLGQSVPPPTYSTSNQPVSQPIMQQQGFMQPSIQQIPTCYCAPNQYPHSNQQYRPVTSVQYSSQASQTLQQAAHSTGFPTVMSNQQPNFQGIIQQPPNQALVGGQPSNLTNPIQGVMVQYSSVPSYQVPVRQSSQSVSQQPYPQRVLIPSQSNPGQLPAAGMPVYYSVISPGQQNNLSSSVGFIQPTGSETMQFNRTTSPCNTQPMPGPQCGGVPPPPPGGGMVMMQLNVPNNPPPQTHSPPQWKPNKYYCDHQRAQKTVEYSSLDHTTQHSTHLGSPVTSPNQSPLPVHLTNMKNIHPSLTPLPLVTQFSRPFAAGHGDTRYPMLGQQLHYNTPHFIQGHITNQQGQPGHRHGNRGKKAPKKAASTDLCPGDPVVSGMGKVLEITELPEGISRKDAEMLFGDLSKAGANIRWLREPRFQQTPHPHHPHYYGSAENHTSFEHSDASPDLASTYTIVAFFPTVSAAQSALKKQNNLMNKFRLKTSRKHYDFHILERACSQ is encoded by the exons CGAACCGTACAGCCCTTGTCCCAAACAGGAAAAAGGTCTAAG TCAAACTCAAAGTTAAAGCTAGTGCGGAGCCTGGCTGTGTGTGAAGAATCTCCTCCTCCTTTCACAGATGATACACCCCAGGATATACAG GAAACTACTGATGTCCAGCTCACACCGTCTCCTGCAAATGAAGAGAAACCTTCAAAGGATGAGTTTGACAAGGAAAAGGGTAGCGAAAAGTCGGCGCGCAAAATGCTGTCGAGAG ATTCCAGTCAAGAATACACGGACTCCACGGGTATAGACTTGCACGAGTTCTTAGTAAATACATTAAAGAGCAACCCAAG GGATAGGATGATGCTGCTGAAGTTGGAACAGGATATATTAGATTTTATTGCTACCAATGA AAGCCAACGTAAAAAATTTCCACCGATGACCTCATACCACAGAATGTTGTTGCACCGTGTCGCTGCATACTTTGGATTAGACCACAATGTGGACCAGAGCGGGAAATCTGTGATTGTGAATAAAACGAGCAATACACGAAT CCCAGATCAGAAATTTGAGGAACATATCAAGGACGAAAAGAACGTAGATTTTCAGAAGCGGTACATTCTCAAGCGTGATAATTCGAGCTTCGATAAAGACGATAATCAG ATGAGAATGAGGTTAAAAGAGGACAGAAGGAGCAAATCGATTGAAGAAAGAGAAGAGGAGTATCAGAGGGCTCGGGAGAGAATATTTGCACAAGAG TCTCAGGAGAATTATCTAAGTGATAAGAG ACTTCAAGAAGAGGAGAGTAACAGCACGCAGCAGAGACGGCAGATATTTAG GATCAATAAAGAAGCTTCAGGGCGCTCGGGGAATAGCCTCTTCAGCAGCACGGAGAATGACAGCAAGTACAACGAACCTCGCCCTTGGAGCAGCACGGACTCTGATAGCTCCATCCGAAATATGAAACCTGCTGTCACCAAAGCTAGTAGCTTCAGCGGCATTTCTGTTCTAACTAGAGGCGACAGCTCTGGGAGCAGCAAAAGCACAGGCAGGCTTTCCAAAACAG GTTCAGAGTCTTCTAGTAGTGTAGGGTCATCCACTGGCTCTCTGTCCCATACCCAGCAGCCGCCTCTTCCAGTAAACGCTCTAAGCCAGCCAGCTCATGGCACAACTGCCGTCTATCCACCTGTCGGCACTAATAATTCTCTTTCCTTTGATGGCGCTATAAATGGCCAAGTGACTCCTCCTAGTGCTAGCTTCTTTTTGCTTCCCCTGGAAGCCACAGGCATTCCCCCGGGCAGCATTCTGATCAACCCACAAACAG GTCAGCCATTTATAAACCCAGATGGGACTCCAGTTGTATATAACCCTCCTGTCACTCAGCAACCAGTTAGGACCCAAGTGCCTGCACCTGCCCCACCTCCTCCCCCAGCCCCACCTCAACAACCCACCAATCACATATTGTCCCAG CCAGATAACCTGGGATCCCAATTTAGCCATATGAGCCTTGCCAGGCAGCCATCTGCAGACAATTCAGATGCTCATTCAACAATGTTCCAGTCAACAGTGGTGCTTCAACCGTCTGCCCAACCTGGATATATTATGGCCCCACCCCCAGCACCTCCCCTTGGGCAGTCTGTGCCTCCTCCTACTTATTCGACCTCAAACCAGCCTGTTAGCCAGCCAATCATGCAACAACAGGGATTCATGCAGCCATCTATACAGCAG ATACCAACGTGTTACTGTGCCCCAAACCAATATCCCCACTCCAATCAACAATATCGGCCAGTGACATCTGTCCAGTACAGTTCCCAAGCCAGCCAGACACTGCAGCAAGCCGCCCACTCCACAG GCTTTCCCACTGTAATGTCTAACCAGCAGCCGAATTTCCAGGGCATCATCCAACAGCCTCCGAATCAAGCTCTGGTCGGTGGGCAGCCCAGCAACCTTACGAACCCTATTCAGGGGGTGATGGTGCAGTACTCCTCAGTGCCCTCCTATCAG GTGCCAGTTCGACAAAGCTCTCAGTCTGTGTCACAGCAGCCATACCCGCAACGGGTGCTGATTCCTAGTCAGTCCAACCCAGGGCAATTACCTGCAGCAGGAATGCCAGTGTATTATAGCGTAATATCACCCGGGCAGCAAAACAACCTAAG CTCCTCAGTGGGATTTATCCAACCTACAGGATCTGAAACAATGCAGTTTAACAGAACAACATCACCGTGCAATACGCAGCCTATGCCAGGCCCTCAGTGTGGAG GTGTGCCACCACCTCCCCCTGGAGGTGGAATGGTGATGATGCAGCTGAATGTACCCAACAATCCTCCACCTCAGACACATTCACCACCTCAATGGAAACCAAATAAATATTACTGTGACCACCAGAGAGCTCAGAAGACTGTAGAGTACAGCAGCCTGGACCATACTACACAG CATAGCACCCATCTGGGCAGTCCTGTTACCTCCCCAAATCAGTCACCTCTGCCTGTTCATCTAACCAACATGAAGAACATTCACCCCAGCCTCACGCCTCTTCCTCTTGTTACACAGTTTTCAAGACCTTTTGCTGCAGGGCATG GTGATACCAGATATCCAATGCTTGGGCAGCAGTTACATTACAATACTCCCCATTTTATACAGGGACACATAACAAACCAACAG GGACAGCCTGGCCACCGACATGGTAACAGAGGAAAAAAGGCTCCCAAAAAAGCAGCTTCTACAGACCTTTGCCCGGGGGACCCAG TAGTTTCTGGAATGGGGAAGGTCCTTGAGATCACGGAACTGCCAGAGGGGATAAGTCGCAAAGATGCTGAAATGCTTTTTGGAGACCTCTCAAAGGCAGGAGCTAATATCCGGTGGCTGCGGGAGCCTCGCTTCCAACAAACTCCACATCCACATCACCCGCACTATTATGGCAGCGCAGAGAATCATACAAGTTTTGAACACTCCGATGCCTCTCCGGACCTGGCCTCCACCTACACCATTGTAGCTTTTTTCCCTACCGTATCCGCTGCTCAGAGTGCATTGAAAAAACAGAATAACTTAATGAACAAGTTTAGACTAAAAACAAGCAGAAAGCACTACGATTTCCACATTCTAGAAAGGGCCTGCTCTCAATAA